Proteins encoded by one window of Superficieibacter sp. HKU1:
- a CDS encoding DUF2946 domain-containing protein — MHAHWSHRLRFLKKHLLMLLLASGWLLIQSQMALASHDCAIAPQGETVMMQHLDHQMTHPQVASAPLCDKHCVPDTVQKIDHPPLVALPVAITLDVVPLPCLAAPRSEWSLTPPAVGPPATIRFCRFRE, encoded by the coding sequence ATGCACGCCCACTGGAGCCACCGTCTGCGCTTTCTGAAAAAGCATCTGCTGATGCTTTTGCTGGCGTCTGGCTGGCTGCTGATCCAGAGCCAGATGGCGCTTGCGTCTCATGATTGCGCTATCGCGCCGCAGGGTGAAACCGTCATGATGCAGCATCTGGATCACCAGATGACGCATCCGCAGGTGGCCAGCGCGCCGCTGTGCGATAAGCATTGCGTGCCGGACACGGTGCAAAAAATCGACCATCCCCCGCTGGTAGCGCTGCCAGTCGCCATCACGCTCGACGTTGTGCCGCTGCCGTGTCTGGCCGCGCCGCGCAGCGAATGGTCGCTAACCCCGCCCGCGGTGGGCCCGCCCGCCACCATCCGCTTCTGCCGTTTCAGAGAATAG
- a CDS encoding copper-binding protein, with protein MSVFFRALAGVLLSVSLFAAQAHDHQSAVAATGPVYHAQGILKKITPQTVTIAHQAIADLNWPPMTMQFALPPGAERASLMPGENVDFTFVQGESGYQIVSLTALR; from the coding sequence ATGTCTGTTTTTTTCCGCGCGCTGGCTGGCGTGCTGCTCAGTGTTTCCCTGTTTGCCGCTCAGGCACACGATCATCAATCTGCTGTCGCTGCGACAGGCCCGGTGTATCACGCCCAGGGCATCCTCAAAAAAATCACGCCGCAAACGGTAACCATCGCCCATCAGGCGATTGCCGATCTGAACTGGCCGCCGATGACCATGCAGTTTGCGCTTCCGCCCGGTGCTGAGCGCGCGTCGCTGATGCCCGGTGAAAACGTCGATTTCACCTTTGTTCAGGGGGAGAGCGGTTATCAGATCGTCTCCCTGACCGCGCTGCGCTGA
- a CDS encoding TolC family protein produces MKNPALSLWLGGVLLGLIHVSAQAESWTLAQTLTAAQRYSAGLSASRNEARALESMANSARELPDPKLKFGIENLPVQGSNDRRFTREGMTMQRVGVMQRYVSSEKRERKALTLEAQAQSVTAQSTALQAALQRDAAQAWLDLALSEKALTTARRIVAETTRQQAAQTVSVSTGSAMPDSVPELQMTLSAMRDEVTLAERDVQLARAQLVQLTGESVTAIAGALPPYQRLPADEKTLQQGVALHPEVIAAAREADTAKSRSAQSAIAAIPDVEVEVYYAHRAEGYDDMAGVMFTVDLPLFQSRRQDKDYAADVSLSMQANDRLAQTAREHTAELSSLIARYQAAQTLWSRQRNDILPLQQRRLELLTAQYRAGQSSLSALLTARRDLLTSELAANKAEKEVARNWAAIRWLIPEEITQ; encoded by the coding sequence ATGAAAAACCCTGCGCTGAGCCTGTGGCTCGGCGGGGTCTTGCTCGGTCTGATTCATGTCTCTGCTCAGGCAGAGTCATGGACCCTCGCGCAAACCCTGACCGCTGCCCAGCGCTATTCTGCCGGACTTTCCGCCAGTCGTAATGAGGCCCGCGCGCTTGAGTCGATGGCGAATTCCGCCCGCGAACTGCCGGATCCAAAACTTAAATTTGGTATTGAAAACCTGCCCGTGCAGGGCAGCAACGATCGCCGCTTCACCCGTGAGGGAATGACCATGCAGCGGGTAGGTGTGATGCAGCGCTATGTCAGCAGCGAGAAGCGCGAGCGCAAGGCGCTGACCCTGGAAGCGCAGGCGCAAAGCGTCACGGCGCAATCCACGGCGCTTCAGGCAGCCCTCCAGCGCGATGCCGCCCAGGCATGGCTGGATCTGGCGCTGTCGGAAAAGGCGCTGACGACGGCGCGGCGTATCGTGGCGGAAACGACACGTCAGCAGGCGGCGCAAACGGTGAGCGTTAGCACCGGGAGCGCGATGCCCGACAGCGTGCCCGAACTGCAAATGACGCTCAGCGCCATGCGCGATGAGGTCACGCTGGCAGAACGTGACGTGCAGCTTGCCCGCGCGCAGCTGGTGCAGCTTACTGGCGAATCGGTGACGGCGATTGCCGGAGCGCTGCCGCCGTATCAGCGTTTGCCTGCCGATGAGAAAACGCTCCAGCAGGGCGTTGCCCTGCATCCGGAGGTGATCGCTGCCGCACGGGAAGCCGATACCGCCAAATCGCGCTCGGCGCAGTCGGCCATTGCGGCTATTCCGGATGTCGAGGTTGAGGTCTATTACGCCCACCGGGCGGAAGGCTACGACGATATGGCCGGGGTGATGTTTACCGTCGACCTGCCGCTGTTCCAGTCACGCCGTCAGGATAAAGACTATGCTGCCGACGTATCACTGTCGATGCAGGCGAACGATCGCCTGGCGCAGACCGCACGCGAGCATACCGCCGAGCTCAGTTCGCTGATCGCCCGGTATCAGGCGGCGCAAACCCTCTGGTCGCGCCAGCGTAACGACATTCTTCCCTTACAGCAGCGTCGGCTGGAGTTATTAACCGCTCAGTATCGCGCCGGGCAGTCATCGCTTTCTGCGCTATTAACCGCACGGCGCGATCTGCTGACCAGCGAACTGGCCGCCAATAAGGCCGAAAAAGAGGTTGCCCGCAACTGGGCGGCGATCCGCTGGCTGATCCCCGAGGAGATAACCCAATGA
- a CDS encoding efflux RND transporter periplasmic adaptor subunit: protein MKKGLLAALILAVIAAGIGYYAGRQASQPAAQTPAQAGRKVLYWYDPMVPDRRFDKPGKSPFMDMPLVARYADDSPAQGGVTISAEQQQNLGMKVATVEKRLLAADFSAFATVSTDERSLRIIPSPASGVVEKLFVRAPQQWVKAGEPLAQLWIPDWTVAQQEYLAVRQLGDAALTRAARERLGLQFMPAATIRELERSGTPQTRITLRAETAGYVAKLETREGAQVAATAPLFELASLDPVWLIVDYPQTQAARLAPGSEVIALSDSWPGEQFHGRVSELLPQLETTTRTLRARIVLQNPQQKLKPGMFLSVKSARAQQGSPVLAVPEESLIATGNDARVLLTDGKGHFSPVAVTTGMTANGWTEIKSGLQEGAQVVTSGQFLIDSEASLRSALPEQATVKTYETTGVVQALDGNTITLAHQPVPELNWGAMTMDFTLKQPATGISPGDRVMFSFTLDDEQGATIVHLMPAGEVMK from the coding sequence ATGAAAAAAGGACTACTGGCCGCGTTAATTCTGGCTGTTATAGCGGCAGGCATCGGCTACTACGCCGGGCGTCAGGCTTCCCAACCGGCTGCGCAAACACCAGCGCAGGCCGGGCGTAAAGTGCTCTACTGGTACGATCCCATGGTGCCCGACCGCCGCTTTGATAAACCCGGTAAATCGCCGTTTATGGATATGCCGCTGGTGGCCCGTTATGCCGACGACTCTCCAGCACAAGGCGGGGTGACCATCAGTGCGGAACAGCAGCAGAATCTGGGGATGAAAGTGGCAACGGTGGAAAAACGGCTGCTGGCGGCAGATTTTTCCGCGTTTGCCACTGTGAGCACCGACGAGCGCAGCCTGCGGATTATCCCTTCTCCGGCTTCCGGCGTGGTGGAAAAACTGTTTGTCCGGGCTCCGCAGCAGTGGGTGAAAGCCGGAGAGCCGCTGGCACAGTTGTGGATCCCCGACTGGACGGTGGCGCAGCAGGAGTATCTGGCTGTGCGGCAGCTGGGCGACGCCGCGCTGACCCGCGCGGCCCGTGAACGGCTGGGGCTGCAGTTTATGCCTGCCGCCACTATCCGCGAGCTGGAGCGCAGCGGCACGCCGCAAACGCGTATCACCCTGCGTGCTGAAACAGCGGGTTATGTGGCAAAACTGGAGACCCGTGAAGGGGCGCAGGTTGCCGCCACCGCGCCGCTGTTTGAGCTGGCCTCGCTCGATCCGGTATGGCTGATTGTCGATTATCCGCAGACGCAGGCCGCGCGGCTTGCGCCTGGCAGCGAGGTTATCGCGCTGTCCGATAGCTGGCCCGGCGAGCAATTCCACGGGCGGGTGAGCGAGTTGTTGCCGCAGCTTGAAACCACCACCCGGACGCTGCGGGCGCGTATCGTGCTGCAGAATCCGCAGCAAAAACTGAAGCCCGGCATGTTTCTCAGCGTCAAAAGCGCCCGGGCGCAGCAGGGCTCACCGGTGCTGGCGGTGCCGGAAGAGTCGCTGATTGCCACCGGTAATGATGCCCGCGTCCTGCTTACCGACGGGAAAGGGCATTTCAGCCCTGTCGCTGTTACCACGGGCATGACGGCGAATGGCTGGACGGAAATTAAAAGCGGTCTGCAAGAAGGAGCGCAGGTTGTTACCTCCGGCCAGTTCCTGATCGACTCGGAAGCCAGCCTGCGTAGTGCGCTACCGGAGCAGGCCACGGTTAAAACGTATGAAACCACCGGTGTTGTCCAGGCGCTGGATGGCAATACTATTACCCTTGCGCATCAGCCGGTGCCCGAACTGAACTGGGGCGCGATGACGATGGACTTTACGCTTAAGCAGCCCGCTACCGGGATTAGCCCAGGCGACAGGGTGATGTTCAGTTTCACCCTGGATGATGAACAGGGGGCAACAATCGTCCATCTGATGCCTGCCGGGGAGGTGATGAAATGA
- a CDS encoding efflux RND transporter permease subunit, which translates to MIASVIRASLRNRLLVILAAIGMAVWGLWAVQRAPLDALPDLSDVQVIVRASYPGKAPQIIEDQVAWPLTTSMLSVPGAKTVRGYSMFGDAYVYVLFEDGVDLYWARSRVLEYLSQIQSQLPEGVTVALGPDATGVGWVYEYALVDRSGKHSLADLRALQDWTLRYELKTVAGVAEVASVGGMVKQYQVIPDPARMRALNITHQQLVDALKAANQESGGAVLEMGEAEYMVRTQGYLQNTDAFRQVVIASREGVPVMLSDVADVRIGPEIRRGVAELNGEGEVAGGIIVMRYGQNALETIRAVKSRLHALQQTLPSGVEIVPVYDRSTLIEHAVETLSHKLLEEFIVVAAVCTLFLFHFRSALVAIVSLPLGILGAFVVMHYQGVNANIMSLGGIAIAIGAMVDAAIVMIENMHKTLEQWRHDNPGRQPENADYWRISEQAAVEVGPALFCSLLIITLSFIPVFSLEAQEGKMFSPLAFTKTWSMAVAAGLGITLVPVLMGYFIRGKIPDEKANPLNRWLIRAYEPLLDRVLQWPKATLGLAFVLLIVTLWPLSRLGSEFMPPLNEGDLLYMPSTLPGISVREATRLLQQTDRLIKSVPEVESVFGKAGRAESATDPAPLTMLETTIRFRPRDQWRSGMTPDKLVAELDRTVAIPGIANVWVPPIRNRLDMLATGIKSPVGIKVNGNNIADIERVARQIEGVVKDVPGVTSALAERLSGGRYVDISINRLQAARYGVSVQELQSLVATLVGGDNIGQTIEGRERYPINVRYPRALRNNVDKLRNLPVVTASGGQIALGELADITISEGPPMLKSENARLSNWIYVDLRGRDLKSAVDEMQQRVAQQVKLPQGVTLSWSGQFEYLERATAKLSVVLPVTLMIIFVLLWLTFRRISDVLLIMGTLPFSLIGGVWLLWLLGYNLSVAGAVGFIALAGVAAEFGVIMVLYLNHAMEKYRRLEPEGDNATLLRAIHEGAVLRVRPKVMTVATIMTGLLPVMWGSGTGSEVMSRIAAPMIGGMITAPLLSMLVIPAVYKLLHRVK; encoded by the coding sequence ATGATTGCCTCTGTGATCCGCGCCTCGCTGCGCAACCGCCTGCTGGTGATCCTCGCCGCCATCGGCATGGCCGTCTGGGGGCTGTGGGCAGTGCAGCGTGCGCCGCTGGATGCGCTGCCGGATCTCTCCGACGTGCAGGTGATCGTCCGCGCCAGCTATCCGGGCAAAGCGCCGCAAATTATTGAGGATCAGGTGGCCTGGCCGCTGACTACCTCGATGCTGTCGGTACCGGGGGCGAAAACCGTGCGCGGCTATTCAATGTTTGGCGACGCCTATGTCTATGTCCTGTTTGAAGATGGGGTCGATCTGTACTGGGCACGCTCCAGGGTGCTGGAGTACCTGAGCCAGATCCAGTCCCAGTTACCGGAGGGCGTGACGGTGGCGCTGGGGCCGGATGCCACCGGGGTCGGCTGGGTTTATGAATATGCGCTGGTGGATCGCAGCGGTAAGCATAGTCTGGCGGATTTACGTGCGCTTCAGGACTGGACGCTGCGCTACGAGCTTAAAACCGTGGCTGGCGTTGCTGAAGTGGCAAGCGTCGGTGGGATGGTAAAACAGTATCAGGTTATTCCCGATCCGGCGCGAATGCGGGCGCTGAATATTACCCATCAGCAACTGGTTGATGCGCTGAAGGCCGCCAATCAGGAGAGTGGCGGGGCGGTGCTGGAGATGGGCGAAGCCGAATATATGGTGCGGACTCAGGGTTACCTGCAAAACACCGACGCGTTCCGCCAGGTGGTGATCGCCAGCCGTGAAGGTGTGCCGGTCATGCTGTCGGATGTGGCCGATGTGCGTATCGGCCCGGAAATTCGCCGTGGCGTGGCGGAATTAAACGGCGAGGGCGAAGTGGCGGGCGGCATTATCGTCATGCGTTACGGGCAGAACGCACTGGAAACCATTCGGGCGGTGAAAAGCAGACTCCATGCGCTGCAACAAACTCTGCCGTCCGGGGTGGAGATCGTGCCGGTTTACGATCGCTCAACGTTGATTGAACACGCCGTTGAGACCCTCAGCCATAAACTGCTCGAAGAGTTTATCGTGGTCGCCGCCGTTTGCACGCTGTTCCTGTTTCATTTCCGCTCGGCGCTGGTGGCGATTGTTTCCCTGCCGCTGGGGATCCTCGGCGCGTTTGTGGTCATGCATTATCAGGGGGTCAATGCCAACATCATGTCGCTCGGGGGGATTGCCATAGCTATCGGGGCGATGGTGGATGCCGCCATTGTCATGATCGAAAACATGCACAAAACGCTGGAGCAGTGGCGGCACGACAATCCGGGCCGCCAGCCGGAAAATGCCGACTACTGGCGCATCTCCGAACAGGCGGCAGTGGAGGTAGGGCCAGCGCTGTTTTGTAGTCTGCTGATCATTACCCTCTCTTTTATTCCGGTTTTCTCGCTGGAGGCGCAGGAAGGCAAGATGTTTTCGCCGCTGGCCTTTACTAAAACCTGGTCGATGGCGGTCGCCGCCGGGCTCGGCATCACGCTGGTGCCGGTGCTGATGGGCTATTTTATTCGCGGTAAAATCCCCGATGAAAAAGCCAATCCGCTTAACCGCTGGCTGATCCGCGCCTATGAACCGTTGCTGGATCGTGTTCTCCAGTGGCCGAAAGCCACGCTGGGGCTGGCGTTTGTTCTGTTGATCGTCACTCTCTGGCCGCTTAGTCGGCTGGGCAGCGAATTTATGCCGCCGCTAAATGAAGGGGATTTGCTTTATATGCCTTCAACGCTGCCGGGGATTTCTGTTCGTGAGGCGACCCGGCTGTTGCAGCAGACCGACAGGCTGATTAAAAGCGTGCCGGAGGTGGAAAGCGTGTTCGGTAAAGCCGGGCGCGCGGAATCGGCGACCGATCCTGCGCCCCTCACCATGCTGGAAACCACCATTCGCTTCAGGCCCCGCGACCAGTGGCGTAGCGGCATGACGCCGGACAAACTGGTGGCCGAACTCGATCGCACGGTAGCCATACCCGGTATTGCTAACGTGTGGGTGCCGCCCATCCGCAATCGCCTTGATATGCTGGCGACAGGGATTAAAAGCCCGGTGGGGATTAAGGTGAACGGCAATAATATTGCCGATATTGAGCGCGTCGCCCGGCAAATTGAAGGCGTGGTGAAGGACGTCCCCGGCGTGACCTCGGCGCTGGCAGAACGGCTTTCCGGCGGGCGCTACGTCGATATTTCTATCAACCGCTTACAGGCGGCGCGTTATGGCGTTTCGGTACAGGAGCTGCAATCGCTGGTGGCGACGCTGGTAGGCGGCGATAACATCGGCCAGACCATCGAAGGGCGCGAACGCTACCCCATCAACGTGCGTTATCCGCGTGCGCTGCGCAATAACGTCGACAAGTTACGTAACCTGCCGGTCGTGACCGCCAGCGGTGGGCAGATTGCGCTGGGCGAGCTGGCGGACATTACGATCAGCGAAGGGCCGCCGATGCTGAAAAGTGAAAACGCCCGGCTGTCGAACTGGATTTACGTGGATCTGCGCGGTCGCGATCTGAAATCCGCCGTTGATGAAATGCAGCAGCGGGTGGCGCAGCAGGTCAAACTCCCTCAGGGTGTAACGCTCTCCTGGTCGGGGCAGTTTGAATATCTCGAACGCGCGACGGCAAAGCTGAGCGTCGTTCTCCCGGTAACATTAATGATTATTTTTGTGCTGCTGTGGCTGACCTTTCGGCGTATTTCCGACGTTCTTCTGATAATGGGCACGCTACCATTTTCGCTTATTGGCGGCGTCTGGCTACTGTGGCTGCTGGGATATAATTTGTCGGTTGCTGGCGCAGTCGGATTTATCGCCCTGGCAGGCGTGGCGGCGGAATTTGGCGTCATTATGGTGCTCTATCTTAATCACGCCATGGAGAAATATCGCCGCCTGGAGCCGGAGGGCGATAATGCCACATTATTGCGGGCGATTCATGAAGGGGCGGTATTACGCGTACGTCCTAAAGTAATGACCGTGGCGACGATTATGACCGGATTATTGCCGGTAATGTGGGGCAGCGGCACAGGGTCGGAGGTGATGAGCCGCATTGCCGCGCCGATGATTGGCGGCATGATCACCGCGCCGCTACTCTCTATGCTGGTTATTCCCGCGGTGTATAAGTTGCTGCACCGGGTGAAATAA
- a CDS encoding STM2901 family protein — MDTIEELNGTYFYGGFVNLTPAELFKAILLEKFARYTEIELSAASLILSGMPLIPTRTKPGGAVWGTSLASVISRSALNKIHFPEGVQVYTPIGVNPSNIHFAKTNKLGTVIGRYIPYIGWAGAAATVWRIAYETRRHYNLIARPEHRIQWAAF; from the coding sequence ATGGATACGATTGAAGAGCTTAATGGGACTTACTTTTATGGCGGCTTTGTAAATCTGACGCCTGCGGAGCTATTCAAGGCTATCTTATTGGAGAAATTTGCAAGATATACAGAAATAGAATTGTCAGCAGCGTCGCTTATATTGTCCGGGATGCCTTTAATCCCTACCAGGACCAAACCTGGCGGTGCTGTATGGGGAACCAGTTTAGCTTCAGTAATTTCTCGCTCAGCACTTAATAAAATACATTTTCCTGAAGGTGTTCAGGTATATACGCCAATAGGTGTAAATCCCAGCAACATTCATTTTGCTAAAACGAATAAGTTAGGTACAGTGATTGGTCGATATATACCGTATATAGGCTGGGCTGGCGCAGCTGCTACAGTATGGCGTATTGCTTATGAAACCAGACGGCACTATAATCTAATCGCCAGACCTGAACATCGTATTCAATGGGCAGCATTTTAA
- a CDS encoding DUF1493 family protein: MSIDDRVKQLVIKHAWEMANDSSLSSGDNKLLPEDAGELLSEYFTVFNVDDSSFDFRRYYPNAGIWFLPNCILPRYLKSDKNAPEPLTINMLVACAKAGRWIY; this comes from the coding sequence ATGAGTATTGACGATAGAGTTAAACAACTCGTAATAAAACACGCATGGGAAATGGCAAATGATTCTTCGTTGAGTAGTGGCGATAATAAACTCTTACCGGAAGATGCTGGAGAACTGTTGAGTGAATATTTCACGGTGTTTAATGTTGATGATTCATCCTTTGATTTCAGACGATACTACCCTAATGCCGGAATTTGGTTTCTTCCCAACTGCATTCTTCCTCGTTATTTAAAAAGTGATAAGAATGCTCCTGAACCGCTAACGATTAACATGCTTGTGGCCTGCGCTAAAGCAGGGCGTTGGATATATTGA
- the pagP gene encoding lipid IV(A) palmitoyltransferase PagP, whose protein sequence is MFFIMPPTFASTIGMMIDEGATTLSDNVAETWQEPQHYDLYIPAITWHARFAYDKEKTDRYNERPWGAGFGQSRWDEKGNWHGLYFMAFKDSNNKIEPIGGYGWEKTWRPLADDNFRLGLGYTVGATARDNWYYIPVPVLLPLASVGYGPATFQMTYIPGTYNNGNVYFAWLRFQF, encoded by the coding sequence ATGTTTTTTATTATGCCTCCGACGTTTGCCTCAACCATTGGTATGATGATAGATGAAGGGGCCACGACGCTTAGCGATAACGTTGCCGAAACCTGGCAGGAGCCGCAGCATTACGATCTGTATATTCCGGCGATCACCTGGCATGCGCGCTTTGCCTACGATAAAGAGAAAACCGACCGCTATAACGAGCGGCCGTGGGGCGCGGGGTTTGGTCAGTCACGCTGGGATGAGAAGGGAAACTGGCACGGCCTCTATTTTATGGCGTTCAAAGACTCTAATAACAAGATTGAGCCGATCGGCGGCTACGGCTGGGAGAAAACCTGGCGGCCGCTGGCAGACGATAATTTTCGCCTGGGCTTAGGGTACACCGTCGGCGCGACGGCGCGGGATAACTGGTACTACATCCCGGTGCCGGTTCTGCTGCCGCTGGCATCGGTGGGCTATGGACCGGCAACCTTCCAGATGACCTATATTCCAGGGACTTATAATAACGGCAACGTCTACTTCGCCTGGCTGCGTTTTCAGTTTTAA
- the cspE gene encoding transcription antiterminator/RNA stability regulator CspE: MSKIKGNVKWFNESKGFGFITPEDGSKDVFVHFSAIQTNGFKTLAEGQRVEFEITNGAKGPSAANVTAL, from the coding sequence ATGTCTAAGATTAAAGGTAACGTTAAGTGGTTTAATGAGTCCAAAGGATTCGGTTTCATTACTCCTGAAGATGGCAGCAAAGATGTGTTCGTACACTTCTCCGCTATCCAGACCAATGGTTTCAAAACTCTGGCTGAAGGTCAGCGTGTAGAGTTCGAAATCACTAACGGTGCCAAAGGCCCTTCTGCTGCAAACGTAACTGCTCTGTAA
- the crcB gene encoding fluoride efflux transporter CrcB: MLQVMVAVFIGGGTGSVLRWWLGMKFNPLHHAIPLGTLTANLLGAFIIGAGLAWFNRLTDVDPVWKLLITTGFCGGLTTFSTFSAEVVFLLQDGRFGWALLNVAVNLLGSFAMTAMAFWLFSAAGAR, translated from the coding sequence GTGTTACAAGTCATGGTAGCGGTATTTATTGGCGGGGGAACCGGCAGCGTGTTGCGCTGGTGGCTGGGGATGAAATTTAATCCGCTGCATCATGCTATTCCGCTGGGAACCTTAACCGCAAACCTGCTCGGCGCATTTATCATTGGCGCGGGTCTGGCGTGGTTTAATCGTTTAACGGATGTTGATCCCGTCTGGAAACTGCTTATTACTACCGGCTTTTGCGGCGGACTGACCACATTTTCCACCTTTTCTGCCGAGGTGGTTTTTCTGTTACAGGACGGGCGGTTTGGCTGGGCGCTGTTAAACGTTGCGGTTAACCTGCTGGGCTCTTTCGCCATGACGGCAATGGCCTTCTGGTTATTCTCCGCGGCGGGCGCACGCTAG
- a CDS encoding deaminated glutathione amidase, with translation MIIAAGQFAVTPCWETNARRCVNLMAKAAERGAALLVLPEALLARQDDDPDLSVKSAQPLDGGFLTLLREESRNNTMTTILTLHVPSAPGRAINTLVALRGGEIIARYAKLHLYDAFSIQESRRVDAGKVVPPPIEVAGMRVGLMTCYDLRFPELAIAHALQGAEILVLPAAWVRGPLKEHHWTTLLAARALDTTCYIVAAGECGNKNIGQSRIISPSGITLAGADDTPQLIVADADGMALQQFRAQLPVLVNRKFAPPQLL, from the coding sequence ATGATTATTGCTGCTGGACAATTTGCCGTCACGCCCTGCTGGGAAACCAATGCGCGACGGTGTGTTAATTTGATGGCTAAGGCCGCTGAGAGAGGGGCCGCACTGCTGGTTTTACCTGAAGCGCTACTGGCGCGGCAGGACGACGATCCTGATTTGTCGGTAAAATCCGCTCAGCCGCTCGACGGTGGATTTCTGACCCTGCTGCGGGAAGAGAGCCGCAACAATACCATGACCACCATTCTGACGCTGCACGTGCCCTCTGCGCCCGGAAGGGCGATCAATACGCTGGTGGCGCTGCGCGGCGGGGAAATTATCGCCCGCTACGCGAAACTGCATCTGTACGATGCCTTCAGCATTCAGGAGTCGCGGCGAGTCGATGCGGGCAAGGTTGTTCCGCCGCCGATCGAGGTCGCCGGGATGCGGGTAGGGCTGATGACCTGTTACGATCTGCGCTTTCCCGAACTGGCTATCGCTCACGCCTTGCAGGGCGCGGAAATCCTGGTACTGCCGGCAGCATGGGTCCGCGGACCGCTGAAAGAGCATCATTGGACAACGTTACTGGCCGCCAGAGCGCTGGATACCACCTGTTATATTGTGGCAGCCGGTGAGTGCGGCAATAAAAACATCGGTCAGAGCCGGATTATTAGTCCTTCAGGAATTACGCTGGCAGGGGCCGATGATACTCCACAACTGATCGTGGCGGACGCTGACGGGATGGCGCTCCAGCAGTTTCGCGCACAATTACCAGTATTAGTTAACCGAAAGTTTGCGCCGCCGCAACTATTGTGA
- the tatE gene encoding twin-arginine translocase subunit TatE: MGEISITKLLVVAALIVLVFGTKKLRTLGGDLGTAIKGFKKAMNDDDAAAKKSAEEDIPAERITHKE, encoded by the coding sequence ATGGGTGAGATAAGCATTACCAAACTGCTGGTGGTTGCAGCACTGATTGTTCTGGTGTTTGGTACGAAGAAACTACGTACGCTGGGCGGAGACCTGGGCACGGCAATCAAGGGCTTCAAGAAAGCCATGAACGATGACGACGCTGCGGCGAAGAAAAGCGCAGAAGAGGATATTCCGGCAGAACGGATCACGCATAAAGAGTAA
- the lipA gene encoding lipoyl synthase, with amino-acid sequence MSKPIVMERGVKYRDADKMALIPVKNVATERTEMLRKPEWMKIKLPADSSRIQGIKAAMRKNGLHSVCEEASCPNLAECFNHGTATFMILGAICTRRCPFCDVAHGRPVTPDAGEPQKLAQTIADMALRYVVITSVDRDDLRDGGAQHFADCITAIREKSPSIRIETLVPDFRGRMDRALEILNATPPDVFNHNLENVPRVYRQVRPGADYNWSLKLLERFKEAHPEIPTKSGLMVGLGETNAEIIDVMRDLRRHGVTMLTLGQYLQPSRHHLAVQRYVSPDEFDEMKAEALAMGFTHAACGPFVRSSYHADLQAKGIEVK; translated from the coding sequence ATGAGTAAACCCATTGTGATGGAACGCGGCGTTAAGTACCGCGACGCCGATAAAATGGCCCTTATCCCGGTTAAAAACGTCGCTACCGAGCGTACCGAGATGTTGAGAAAACCGGAATGGATGAAAATCAAGCTTCCGGCTGACTCCTCTCGTATCCAGGGTATCAAAGCGGCAATGCGCAAAAACGGCCTGCACTCCGTGTGTGAAGAAGCCTCCTGCCCTAACCTGGCAGAATGTTTTAACCACGGTACCGCGACCTTTATGATCCTCGGTGCCATTTGTACCCGTCGCTGCCCGTTCTGCGACGTGGCGCATGGCCGTCCGGTCACCCCTGACGCGGGCGAACCGCAAAAGCTGGCGCAGACAATTGCCGATATGGCGCTGCGCTACGTGGTGATTACTTCTGTCGATCGCGACGATCTACGTGACGGTGGCGCTCAGCACTTCGCCGATTGTATTACGGCGATCCGCGAGAAGAGCCCGTCCATTCGCATCGAAACGCTGGTCCCGGACTTCCGTGGCCGCATGGATCGGGCGCTGGAAATCCTCAATGCCACGCCACCAGATGTGTTTAACCACAACCTCGAAAACGTGCCGCGCGTTTATCGCCAGGTTCGCCCCGGCGCAGATTACAACTGGTCGCTGAAGCTGCTGGAGCGTTTTAAAGAAGCGCACCCGGAAATCCCGACCAAATCGGGCCTGATGGTAGGTCTTGGCGAAACCAATGCCGAAATCATTGACGTGATGCGCGACCTGCGTCGCCATGGCGTAACGATGCTGACTCTCGGTCAGTACCTGCAACCGAGCCGTCATCACCTGGCGGTGCAACGTTACGTGAGCCCGGATGAGTTTGATGAAATGAAAGCCGAAGCGCTGGCGATGGGCTTTACCCATGCCGCCTGTGGTCCATTTGTCCGTTCGTCTTACCACGCCGATTTGCAGGCAAAAGGGATTGAGGTTAAATAA